A genomic segment from Nicotiana tabacum cultivar K326 chromosome 9, ASM71507v2, whole genome shotgun sequence encodes:
- the LOC107780841 gene encoding uncharacterized protein LOC107780841 — protein sequence MANQQDLAVHFPAQIIRKKKIGGQQKKEELEKEVAELKKMLNHEQKVHEFLEKVYQRKDGSSFSIPNYLPPKMKELLAELAMVENEIAKLESQISQLQCDVNKEKEINITEKAKSKQFVPKLKQSQQHGIINSSHNISSLPPNPNKFKGLNDQKLPFETKALHFISKAIKGDYGLNDFRINEKIMMKSKVNITDQEENQLHQEVRTFGERISRKSGMIKTPSPLREPRNPTPRRERNAEIPKFMSTPIHELQPKVMPSPLHTEEDTIHRWPPNKLSENIMKCLIFIFIRLLRTSRAMELEKSGPIGRSSNFSLSFRAEPNLNSKTSLLIQKDSRQQDPYGIFDSEESIPRDIGPYKNLVRFAKSSMEAKCISSSNSIPLFQKLKLMMNSLQNVDLRLLSYQQKLAFWINMYNACIMHGFLQHGVPSSSNPEKFLSLMNKATLNIGGNTINAHAIEHFILRKPVNSPAKEVNRKGEKEDKETLVRGLHGLESFDPNIMFALCCGTRSSPAVKIYTSDGVTAELEKSKLEYLQASLIVTSTKKIAIPELLLRNMNDFAQDLDSLIEWICQQLPTSGSLRKSIVDCFRGVNGGKVSTIVEKIPYDFEFQYLLSV from the exons ATGGCAAATCAACAAGATTTGGCAGTTCATTTTCCAGCCCAGATTATT agaaagaagaaaattgGTGGACAACAAAAGAAAGAGGAACTAGAAAAAGAG GTTGCTGAGCTTAAGAAAATGTTGAATCATGAACAAAAAGTACATGAATTTCTGGAGAAAGTGTATCAGCGAAAGGATGGTTCATCTTTCAGTATTCCAAATTACCTTCCTCCTAAG ATGAAGGAGCTGTTAGCAGAGCTTGCCATGGTTGAAAATGAGATAGCTAAGTTGGAAAGCCAAATCAGTCAACTACAATGTGATGTGAATAAGGAGAAGGAAATCAACATTACTGAAAAAGCCAAGTCCAAACAATTTGTACCAAAGCTGAAACAATCGCAACAACATGGAATTATCAACAGCTCTCATAATATTTCATCACTTCCACCAAATCCAAACAAATTCAAAGGGTTAAATGATCAGAAGTTGCCATTTGAGACTAAGGCTTTGCATTTCATTAGCAAAGCTATAAAAGGTGATTATGGTCTTAATGATTTCAGAATCAATGAGAAAATAATGATGAAGTCAAAAGTCAATATTACTGATCAGGAGGAAAATCAATTACATCAAGAAGTTCGAACATTTGGTGAAAGAATTTCAAGGAAAAGTGGGATGATTAAAACTCCCTCTCCTTTAAGAGAACCAAGAAATCCAACTCCAAGA AGAGAACGTAACGCAGAAATCCCAAAGTTTATGTCTACTCCAATACACGAACTTCAGCCAAAAGTAATGCCAAGTCCACTTCACACAGAAGAAGACACAATTCATAGATGGCCACCAAATAAATTATCTGAAAACATTATGAAATGtttgatatttatttttataaggTTGCTTAGAACGTCAAGAGCAATGGAGTTAGAAAAATCAGGTCCTATTGGTAGGTCAAGCAATTTCTCTTTAAGTTTCAGAGCTGAACCAAATTTGAACTCGAAAACAAGCCTTTTGATTCAGAAAGATTCAAGACAACAAGATCCATATGGTATTTTTGATTCAGAAGAGTCTATTCCAAGAGATATTGGCCCTTACAAGAATTTGGTTAGATTTGCAAAAAGTTCTATGGAGGCAAAATGCATCTCGAGTTCTAATTCCATCCCTCTATTTCAAAAGCTCAA GCTTATGATGAACAGTCTACAGAATGTAGATTTAAGACTGCTGAGTTACCAACAGAAGCTAGCATTTTGGATCAACATGTACAACGCTTGTATCATGCAT GGGTTTCTTCAACATGGAGTTCCTTCCAGTTCTAATCCTGAAAAGTTTCTGTCACTTATGAACAAG GCAACTTTAAACATTGGTGGCAATACGATAAATGCACATGCAATCGAGCATTTTATCTTGAGAAAACCAGTAAATTCACCTGCAAAAGAG gtaaatcGAAAAGGTGAAAAAGAGGATAAAGAAACTTTAGTTCGTGGATTACATGGACTTGAATCATTCGATCCAAATATCATGTTTGCCTTATGTTGTGGCACACGTTCTTCTCCAGCA GTGAAGATATATACAAGTGACGGGGTTACAGCTGAGTTAGAAAAATCAAAGTTAGAATATTTACAAGCTTCACTAATTGTAACAAGCACAAAGAAAATAGCTATACCAGAGCTTCTGCTAAGAAATATGAATGACTTTGCTCAAGATTTGGACTCATTAATAGAGTGGATTTGCCAGCAATTACCTACATCAGGTTCATTGAGGAAATCCATTGTTGATTGTTTCAGAGGTGTTAATGGAGGCAAAGTGTCCACCATTGTTGAGAAGATACCTTATGATTTCGAGTTTCAATATCTGTTatctgtataa
- the LOC107780843 gene encoding glutaredoxin-C4, which produces MAKSAAYSNTKSFSSIPIFLFVVSLTVLLYTSTFAEAGEGDASAFAKKTISSHSIVIFSKSYCPYCKKAKAVFKELKQKPYVVELDERDDGWSIQDALSEIVGRRTVPQVFINGKHIGGSDDTVEAYENGELAKLLGLSAKKDDL; this is translated from the exons ATGGCGAAATCAGCTGCCTATTCCAATACTAAATCATTCTCCTCAATACCCATCTTCTTATTCGTAGTATCTTTAACTGTGTTGTTGTACACATCAACATTTGCTGAAGCTGGAGAAGGAGATGCCTCTGCCTTTGCCAAGAAAACAATTTCTTCTCACTCCATTGTTATCTTCTCCAAATCCTATTGCCC ATACTGTAAGAAAGCAAAGGCTGTGTTTAAAGAGTTGAAGCAAAAACCTTATGTTGTTGagcttgatgaaagag ATGATGGCTGGAGTATTCAGGATGCCCTTAGTGAAATCGTTGGCAGACGTACTGTGCCACAAGTTTTCATTAACGGAAAGCATATCGGAGGATCAGATG ATACCGTCGAGGCCTATGAAAACGGGGAGCTAGCTAAACTTCTTGGTCTTTCTGCAAAGAAAGATGATCTTTAA
- the LOC107780842 gene encoding uncharacterized protein LOC107780842: MLGKVGQKCKMQSALDSLQYSSKTPNASASIFRQEPEQVVGGASDYFASEEEAIGVEHLLAEPEYDDIVDTLLDLKTCTFSVPESYFKDFSALESVDHDALPTTLTEVDETREKLLDGFSNGYDENYCSISCEDYLLDIEVEEETPTLHDVDISYIEDVNLENQLAGSDGKNCGIDVLKLSDARNSSDYDSLLLDNRNCLQFDDMSSDKLLEVFRKMFGHQTSVTDKQWLKHHITFGLQNQDMKCSLVSSEIEGAKVLPPESREELLKASTAFASVFNFRKKPRVQHVKRREHIQWNSFKCLSEAQVDSSGILSDQSNDNTTSEDDWTIGTETPGTNQNRKHNYWSTPEVLKLVDGVSKYGVGRWTDIKRLYFQSSAHRSPPDLKDKWRNLLRASRQCLKSRRGVAAKQNHGWSSIPHHVLNRVQELAVIYPYPRKRRARVLPTVFVASSSTESDNRCFSLNA; this comes from the exons ATGTTAGGAAAAGTTGGACAAAAGTGTAAAATGCAGAGTGCTCTAGATTCATTGCAATACAGCTCAAAGACACCGAATGCGAGTGCAAGCATCTTTCGACAGGAGCCAGAACAG GTCGTAGGCGGTGCCTCTGATTATTTTGCATCAGAGGAGGAAGCCATAGGTGTGGAACATCTATTAGCAGAACCTGAGTATGATGATATAGTTGATACTCTTCTAGATCTTAAGACATGTACATTCAGTGTTCCAGAGAGCTACTTTAAGGATTTTTCAGCTCTAGAGTCTGTTGATCATG ATGCACTTCCCACAACTCTTACCGAAGTGGATGAAACGAGGGAGAAG CTTCTTGATGGATTTTCAAACGGATATGACGAAAATTATTGCTCCATTTCATGTGAAGATTACCTTTTGG ATATTGAAGTTGAGGAAGAGACTCCCACTCTCCATGATGTCGATATATCCTATATTGAAGATGTGAATTTGGAAAACCAGCTTGCTGGTTCAGATGGAAAAAATTGTGGCATTGATGTGTTAAAGTTGTCTGATGCAAGAAACTCATCTGATTATGATTCTCTGCTGTTAGACAATCGCAATTGTCTGCAATTTGATGACATGTCATCCGATAAACTACTCGAGGTGTTCAGGAAGATGTTTGGACATCAAACTTCTGTCACGGATAAGCAATGGCTGAAGCACCACATAACATTTGGTTTGCAAAACCAGGACATGAAATGTTCTCTAGTTTCGAGTGAAATTGAAGGGGCTAAAGTCCTCCCACCAGAAAGTCGTGAAGAGCTCCTTAAAGCATCTACTGCCTTTGCAAGTGTATTCAATTTCCGAAAAAAGCCAAGGGTTCAACATGTGAAAAGGAGAGAACATATCCAATGGAATTCCTTCAAATGCTTATCTGAGGCACAAGTTGATTCTTCTGGCATTCTTTCTGACCAGTCGAATGATAATACTACATCTGAAGATGATTGGACTATAGGGACTGAGACCCCAGGCACTAACCAAAACAGAAAACATAACTATTGGTCAACACCTGAGGTCCTAAAGTTGGTGGATGGTGTATCTAAGTATGGTGTAGGCAGATGGACTGACATAAAGAGGTTATATTTCCAATCATCTGCGCATCGTAGCCCACCTGATCTGAAG GACAAATGGCGGAATCTTCTGAGGGCTAGCCGCCAATGTTTGAAGAGCCGGAGAGGG GTCGCGGCAAAGCAGAATCATGGTTGGTCCTCAATTCCTCACCATGTGTTGAATCGTGTTCAGGAGCTTGCTGTCATCTATCCATATCCGAGGAAACGTAGAGCAAGAGTTTTGCCAACAGTATTTGTTGCCTCTTCTTCAACAGAGTCTGATAACCGGTGCTTCTCTTTGAACGCGTAG
- the LOC107780844 gene encoding kiwellin-like — protein MVKLVFLFLYILAIFISSSWPGNAISSCNGPCNSLNDCDGQLICIRGKCNDDPDVGTNTCKGRNSPSVPSSPTDSTPAQLTLNDFSKGGDGGGPSECDEKYHDNSERVVALSTRWYAKGSKCGKMIRIMANNGKSVTAKVVDQCDSINDGCANNVVDGSIAVWRALGLDTDKGRVPITWSMV, from the coding sequence ATGGTCAAGCTTgtcttcctttttctttacattttAGCAATTTTCATCTCTTCTTCTTGGCCAGGAAACGCCATTTCCTCATGCAACGGCCCGTGTAATTCCTTGAACGATTGTGACGGTCAATTAATTTGCATAAGGGGAAAATGTAACGATGACCCTGATGTTGGAACCAATACTTGCAAAGGCAGAAACTCTCCTTCTGTTCCTTCGTCACCTACAGATTCAACGCCTGCCCAACTTACCCTCAACGATTTCAGTAAAGGCGGAGACGGTGGCGGTCCATCAGAATGTGATGAGAAATATCATGATAATAGTGAAAGAGTAGTAGCTTTGTCCACTAGATGGTATGCTAAAGGTTCAAAATGTGGTAAAATGATACGTATTATGGCAAATAATGGGAAGAGTGTAACGGCTAAAGTTGTGGATCAATGTGACTCTATTAATGATGGTTGTGCAAATAATGTAGTTGATGGTTCCATTGCTGTGTGGAGAGCTTTGGGTTTAGATACTGATAAGGGAAGAGTTCCCATCACTTGGTCCATGGTCTAG